Proteins encoded by one window of Musa acuminata AAA Group cultivar baxijiao chromosome BXJ2-9, Cavendish_Baxijiao_AAA, whole genome shotgun sequence:
- the LOC103999260 gene encoding ferredoxin-thioredoxin reductase catalytic chain, chloroplastic: MSIQTAFRGVALPSLTPASSSPHRPPRFMIRAEVEPSDKSVEVMRKFSEQYARRSGTYFCVDKGVTAVVIKGLADHRDSVGAPLCPCRHYDDKAAEVAQGFWNCPCVPMRERKECHCMLFLTPDNDFAGTEQAITFEEIKETTSKI, encoded by the exons ATGAGCATCCAAACCGCATTCCGTGGCGTCGCGCTTCCGAGCCTCACTCCCGCCTCCTCGTCGCCCCATCGTCCCCCTCGTTTCATGATTCGTGCAGAAG TGGAGCCATCTGATAAATCTGTTGAGGTTATGAGGAAGTTCTCAGAGCAATATGCCCGTCGTTCAGGAACTTACTTTTGTGTTGACAAAGGAGTCACTGCTGTTGTTATCAAG GGGCTTGCTGATCATAGAGACTCAGTGGGGGCACCTTTATGTCCTTGTAG GCATTATGATGACAAAGCTGCTGAAGTAGCACAAGGATTTTGGAACTGCCCATGTGTACCTATGCGAGAGAG AAAGGAGTGTCATTGTATGCTTTTTCTCACACCTGACAATGATTTTGCTGGGACAGAGCAG GCTATCAccttcgaagagatcaaggaaacAACATCCAAGATTTAG
- the LOC135580925 gene encoding agmatine deiminase-like isoform X1: MHGRLRQEREVTGGERRQWKVGGMSKCLEEKPALLGFHMPAEWEPHQQCWMGWPERLDNWREGAFPAQSTFVKVATEISKFEPVTMCVSSAQYMKAYDWLHGNGNIRVVEMSMNDAWFRDIGPTFVRRDRKPSLGDQECEVAGIDWKFNCWGGPEDGCYSDWSLDVLVAKKILELDRLPRFSHRMVLEGGSIHVDGEGTCITTEECLLNTNRNPDMTKEEIERELMMYLGVSKIIWLPRGLFGDDDTNGHVDNMCCFVKPGMVLLAWTDDELDPQYERSVEAFSVLSNTTDAKDRKIEIIKLHVPGPLYITKEEADGLVTLDESAKPRLAGTRLAASYVNFYIANGGIIAPAFGDEKWDQQAYHVLTSAFPNHEVVMIQGAREICLGGGNIHCITQQQPATP; the protein is encoded by the exons ATGCACGGGCGGCTGAGGCAAGAGCGAGAAGTCACCGGAGGAGAGAGGAGGCAGTGGAAAGTGGGAGGGATGTCGAAATGTTTGGAAGAGAAGCCGGCCCTTTTGGGCTTCCACATGCCCGCGGAGTGGGAGCCCCATCAACAGTGCTGGATGGGTTGGCCT GAACGTCTTGATAATTGGCGGGAGGGTGCATTTCCAGCTCAGAGCACATTTGTCAAGGTGGCAACTGAGATTTCAAAATTTGAGCCAGTTACCATGTGTGTTAGTTCTGCCCAG TACATGAAAGCATATGATTGGCTTCATGGAAATGGTAACATCCGTGTGGTGGAGATGAGCATGAATGATGCTTGGTTTCGTGATATTGGACCAACG TTTGTTCGGCGTGACAGAAAACCAAGTTTAGGGGATCAGGAATGTGAAGTTGCAGGCATTGATTGGAAGTTTAATTGCTGGGGTG GACCAGAAGATGGTTGCTATAGTGACTGGAGTCTCGATGTTCTTGTAGCTAAGAAG ATTCTCGAGTTGGATAGACTACCTAGATTTTCCCATAGGATGGTTCTTGAGGGTGGAAGCATTCATGTTGATGGAGAAG GTACTTGCATTACAACAGAAGAATGTTTATTAAATACAAATAGGAATCCTGATATGACAAAAGAAGAAATAGAGCGGGAGTTGATGATGTATCTCGGGGTTAGCAAGATCATTTGGTTGCCCAGAGGACTATTTG GTGATGATGATACCAATGGTCATGTGGATAACATGTGTTGTTTTGTTAAGCCTGGCATGGTTCTGTTGGCATGGACGGATGATGAGCTAGACCCTCAATATGAACGGTCAGTAGAGGCATTTTCAGTTCTATCCAATACTACTGATGCCAAGGATAGAAAAATAGAGATTATAAAACTTCATGTACCTGGGCCACTTTATATTACTAAAGAAGAAGCAGATGGGCTTGTTACACTG GATGAGAGTGCAAAACCCAGACTTGCAGGGACAAGGCTAGCTGCTTCCTATGTAAACTTCTATATTGCCAACGGTGGAATTATAGCACCTGCATTTGGTGATGAGAAGTGGGACCAACAAGCTTATCATGTTCTTACATCAGCATTCCCTAATCATGAG
- the LOC135580925 gene encoding agmatine deiminase-like isoform X2: MDHRLTSHSCERLDNWREGAFPAQSTFVKVATEISKFEPVTMCVSSAQYMKAYDWLHGNGNIRVVEMSMNDAWFRDIGPTFVRRDRKPSLGDQECEVAGIDWKFNCWGGPEDGCYSDWSLDVLVAKKILELDRLPRFSHRMVLEGGSIHVDGEGTCITTEECLLNTNRNPDMTKEEIERELMMYLGVSKIIWLPRGLFGDDDTNGHVDNMCCFVKPGMVLLAWTDDELDPQYERSVEAFSVLSNTTDAKDRKIEIIKLHVPGPLYITKEEADGLVTLDESAKPRLAGTRLAASYVNFYIANGGIIAPAFGDEKWDQQAYHVLTSAFPNHEVVMIQGAREICLGGGNIHCITQQQPATP, from the exons ATGGATCATCGGCTGACATCGCACTCCTGC GAACGTCTTGATAATTGGCGGGAGGGTGCATTTCCAGCTCAGAGCACATTTGTCAAGGTGGCAACTGAGATTTCAAAATTTGAGCCAGTTACCATGTGTGTTAGTTCTGCCCAG TACATGAAAGCATATGATTGGCTTCATGGAAATGGTAACATCCGTGTGGTGGAGATGAGCATGAATGATGCTTGGTTTCGTGATATTGGACCAACG TTTGTTCGGCGTGACAGAAAACCAAGTTTAGGGGATCAGGAATGTGAAGTTGCAGGCATTGATTGGAAGTTTAATTGCTGGGGTG GACCAGAAGATGGTTGCTATAGTGACTGGAGTCTCGATGTTCTTGTAGCTAAGAAG ATTCTCGAGTTGGATAGACTACCTAGATTTTCCCATAGGATGGTTCTTGAGGGTGGAAGCATTCATGTTGATGGAGAAG GTACTTGCATTACAACAGAAGAATGTTTATTAAATACAAATAGGAATCCTGATATGACAAAAGAAGAAATAGAGCGGGAGTTGATGATGTATCTCGGGGTTAGCAAGATCATTTGGTTGCCCAGAGGACTATTTG GTGATGATGATACCAATGGTCATGTGGATAACATGTGTTGTTTTGTTAAGCCTGGCATGGTTCTGTTGGCATGGACGGATGATGAGCTAGACCCTCAATATGAACGGTCAGTAGAGGCATTTTCAGTTCTATCCAATACTACTGATGCCAAGGATAGAAAAATAGAGATTATAAAACTTCATGTACCTGGGCCACTTTATATTACTAAAGAAGAAGCAGATGGGCTTGTTACACTG GATGAGAGTGCAAAACCCAGACTTGCAGGGACAAGGCTAGCTGCTTCCTATGTAAACTTCTATATTGCCAACGGTGGAATTATAGCACCTGCATTTGGTGATGAGAAGTGGGACCAACAAGCTTATCATGTTCTTACATCAGCATTCCCTAATCATGAG
- the LOC135623760 gene encoding uncharacterized protein LOC135623760 isoform X2 gives MSARPHVTITLGRSGQFVKRARPGADFGQSDHDISSGRHQPTRERSGSDMTDSSLYGSQHKNKRIRTENSNSSSDRQIGRNDLRFKLINKSLFRKTGTGGGGQNDVDLREKLSRIREISFKSNPRRNLREFRTSGTVRRLPPTRSVDDLLQLDSKRKSYSSRTVDERRHRSPDKLFSNARAFYSPRSHEDASRHSSFIKNGRVNSSRTISSVGKTGLLIDAGKSGIRDSSSGSIMHRSTHKPEEPFTVSSFLNALGLGKYAILFQAEEGPRKKILLAVLSHTKYHYL, from the exons ATGTCTGCTCGGCCTCACGTCACCATCACTCTGGGCCGGAGTGGGCAG TTTGTCAAGAGAGCGAGACCTGGAGCCGATTTTGGTCAATCTGACCATGACATTTCATCAGGAAGACACCAGCCAACAAGAGAAAGGTCAGGAAGCGACATGACTGATTCCAGTTTGTATGGGAGTCAACACAAGAACAAACG CATTAGAACAGAAAACAGCAATTCCAGCTCAG ATCGTCAGATTGGACGAAATGATCTTCGATTTAAACTTATAAATAAAAGTTTATTTCGAAAAACTGGTACTGGAGGAGGAGGACAAAATGATGTTGATCTTCGGGAAAAACTCTCAAGGATCAGGGAGATTTCTTTCAAATCCAATCCAAGAAGGAATTTAAGAGAATTCAGAACTTCTGGCACTGTAAGGCGACTGCCTCCTACAAGAAGTGTAGATGATTTACTTCAGTTGGATTCAAAGAGAAAATCTTACTCTTCACGGACTGTCGATGAGAGAAGACATAGATCACCGGATAAACTTTTTAGCAATGCTAGGGCTTTTTACTCCCCAAGAAGTCATGAGGATGCTTCCAGACATTCAAGTTTTATTAAAAATGGTCGAGTTAATTCTTCAAGAACTATTTCTTCCGTGGGCAAGACTGGACTTCTAATTGATGCAGGAAAGTCTGGTATTCGAGATTCTTCATCTGGGAGCATTATGCACAGAAGCACACATAAG CCTGAAGAACCATTTACAGTTTCTAGCTTTCTGAATGCATTGGGTCTAGGAAAGTATGCCATTTTGTTTCAAGCAGAAGAG